A genomic region of Christiangramia sp. OXR-203 contains the following coding sequences:
- a CDS encoding SusC/RagA family TonB-linked outer membrane protein encodes MRKLIFRSLLFIGALITFGMAKAQTVTGTVTDESGPLPGATVSIKGTSTGTTTDFDGNYTINNVPADAILMYSFVGYVTQEIKVSGRNTIDVNLETDASELEEVVLIGYGTTTVRDATGAVASVTSEEFNKGNISSPEELIQGKTAGVQITQASGEPGAGIALRIRGTTSVRSNNNPLFVVDGVPLAGDATAAGGGDLGIGSSSSRNPLNFLNPSDIESISVLKDASATAIYGSRGANGVVIIQTKSGRGAQGGSFTYDGSVSIANAANEFDLLNAEQFLDAVEQYGGDREAQDFGADTDWQDQILRTAISQNHALSYMNSYSSGNLRVSLGYNGIEGVVENSKMERLTGRLNANQRFFDDKLNLGLQLTLSNVQDEAAPIGNDGPSTGDLLGAAYYANPTWPAEVGFDPVGNSRNPLEILEYVKNETETDRILLNLSADYDILENLNAKVTLGYDRAESEQNASVSGNVINFDNGSPGNGRAQLNDLEATNRLMEFVVNYDKQFDNSTFSALVGYSFQDFQREGRYANGFGFVSTDNGAMSSELRSDIDALYGAINGGFNQLRYNADGLLVDRLFTDNGPVLGESVNGPGGINTRVLTSGTYDNTDEIQSFFTRLNYSLMDKYLFTFTMRADGSSRFGPDNRYGYFPSGAFAWKIDQEDFSPDALSTLKLRLGYGITGNQEGLGYGNFTIRRVLNGYGIDNGGNINGGGLGTAGFANPGLKWEETAQANVGIDYGFMNDRLSGSLDFYYKDTQDLLLVAEQAQPSPVPFTFQNLDASVINKGVEFAIDYDIIDNDNFFWNFGFNVAYNDNELQDFDGLIQTAQISGQGLTGAFAQLLAEGRPLFSYYLREFGGFDENGLSIYPNGDEQQFVDKSALPTTNLGINTRAEFGNFDASIFFAGQFGHYIYNNTANAFFTAGSINSGRNVTTDVLTNGELPANAPDVSTRFLEKGDFLRLQNASLGYTIPLAEDSFVENLRVYVNGQNLFVITDYSGLDPEVSVDKSLNGLPTAGIDYTAFPRPRTVTFGLNAKF; translated from the coding sequence ATGAGAAAATTGATTTTCAGGAGCCTTTTGTTCATCGGAGCACTTATTACCTTCGGTATGGCAAAAGCGCAAACTGTAACCGGAACAGTGACAGATGAGAGTGGTCCGCTGCCCGGTGCAACTGTTTCCATCAAGGGAACATCGACGGGTACCACTACAGATTTTGATGGTAATTACACCATTAATAATGTTCCGGCAGACGCTATACTTATGTATAGCTTCGTTGGTTATGTAACACAGGAGATAAAGGTTAGCGGTCGTAACACTATCGATGTAAACCTTGAAACAGATGCTTCTGAACTGGAAGAGGTAGTTTTAATTGGTTATGGAACCACAACTGTAAGGGATGCGACCGGTGCAGTTGCTTCGGTAACATCCGAAGAATTTAATAAAGGTAATATTTCTTCACCGGAAGAATTAATTCAGGGTAAAACGGCTGGTGTACAGATTACGCAGGCAAGTGGTGAACCTGGAGCTGGGATTGCGCTTCGTATTCGAGGAACAACTTCAGTAAGATCTAATAACAATCCATTATTCGTTGTGGATGGTGTACCATTAGCTGGTGATGCTACCGCTGCAGGTGGTGGTGACCTTGGAATTGGGTCTAGCTCTTCAAGAAACCCATTAAACTTCTTAAACCCTAGCGATATTGAAAGCATCAGTGTTTTAAAGGATGCGTCTGCAACTGCAATTTATGGTTCCAGAGGTGCGAATGGGGTGGTAATTATACAGACCAAGTCTGGTAGAGGAGCCCAGGGCGGTTCATTTACTTATGATGGTTCTGTAAGTATTGCAAATGCAGCAAATGAATTTGATCTATTAAACGCTGAACAATTCCTGGATGCTGTAGAGCAATATGGTGGAGACAGAGAGGCACAGGATTTTGGTGCAGATACAGACTGGCAGGATCAGATCCTAAGAACTGCGATCTCTCAAAACCATGCTTTATCTTATATGAATAGTTATAGTTCCGGTAACCTTCGTGTATCTTTAGGATATAATGGAATTGAAGGTGTTGTTGAGAACTCAAAAATGGAACGTCTAACAGGTCGTTTAAATGCTAATCAAAGATTCTTTGATGATAAGTTAAATCTTGGTTTACAATTGACACTTTCCAATGTACAGGATGAAGCGGCGCCTATTGGTAATGATGGTCCATCTACAGGTGACTTGCTGGGAGCAGCGTATTACGCAAATCCAACATGGCCTGCTGAAGTAGGTTTTGACCCGGTTGGAAACAGTAGAAACCCATTAGAAATTCTTGAGTATGTTAAGAATGAAACAGAAACCGACAGAATCCTTTTAAACCTTTCTGCAGATTATGACATTCTTGAAAACCTGAATGCAAAAGTAACTTTAGGTTATGACAGAGCTGAATCTGAGCAGAATGCTTCAGTTTCAGGAAATGTGATCAACTTTGATAATGGATCACCAGGAAATGGTCGTGCTCAGTTAAACGATCTTGAAGCTACGAACAGATTGATGGAGTTTGTAGTGAACTACGATAAGCAGTTTGATAACTCTACTTTTTCAGCTTTAGTTGGTTATTCTTTCCAGGATTTCCAGAGAGAAGGTAGATATGCTAATGGTTTTGGATTTGTATCCACAGATAATGGGGCAATGTCTTCAGAATTAAGAAGCGATATTGATGCGTTATATGGAGCGATAAATGGTGGTTTTAACCAGTTACGTTACAATGCTGATGGCTTGCTTGTAGATAGATTATTTACAGACAATGGTCCTGTATTAGGAGAATCTGTAAACGGTCCAGGTGGAATCAATACCAGAGTACTTACAAGTGGAACTTACGATAATACAGATGAAATTCAATCATTCTTTACCAGGTTGAACTATTCTTTGATGGATAAATACTTATTTACATTTACCATGAGAGCAGATGGATCTTCAAGATTTGGTCCAGACAATAGATATGGTTACTTCCCTTCAGGTGCATTTGCATGGAAGATCGACCAGGAAGATTTTTCTCCAGACGCTTTATCTACCTTGAAACTTAGACTTGGTTATGGTATCACTGGTAACCAGGAAGGTCTTGGATATGGAAACTTTACTATTCGTCGTGTGCTTAATGGCTACGGAATTGATAATGGTGGAAACATAAATGGTGGTGGACTTGGAACTGCAGGATTCGCTAACCCAGGATTGAAATGGGAAGAAACTGCTCAGGCTAATGTCGGGATCGATTATGGATTCATGAATGATAGATTATCTGGTAGTCTTGATTTTTACTATAAGGATACACAGGATCTTCTTCTTGTGGCAGAACAGGCTCAGCCTTCACCGGTACCTTTCACTTTCCAGAATCTTGATGCTAGTGTAATTAATAAGGGTGTTGAATTCGCAATTGATTATGATATCATTGATAATGACAATTTCTTCTGGAACTTTGGTTTCAACGTAGCTTATAACGATAATGAACTTCAGGATTTTGATGGTCTGATCCAGACGGCTCAAATTTCAGGTCAGGGTCTTACCGGAGCTTTTGCTCAGCTATTAGCTGAAGGGCGTCCATTGTTTTCTTACTACTTAAGAGAGTTCGGTGGATTTGATGAAAATGGTCTTTCTATCTATCCTAATGGAGATGAGCAGCAGTTCGTTGATAAGAGTGCACTTCCAACTACAAACCTTGGTATTAATACCAGAGCTGAATTTGGAAACTTTGATGCCTCAATTTTCTTTGCAGGACAGTTTGGTCACTATATCTATAACAATACTGCCAATGCATTCTTTACTGCAGGTAGTATAAACAGTGGTAGAAACGTAACTACAGATGTACTTACAAACGGAGAACTTCCAGCGAATGCTCCAGATGTATCTACAAGATTTCTTGAAAAAGGTGATTTCTTAAGATTACAAAATGCAAGTCTTGGTTATACTATTCCTCTTGCTGAAGACTCTTTCGTAGAAAATCTAAGGGTTTATGTAAACGGTCAAAACCTTTTCGTGATCACAGACTATTCAGGTCTTGATCCGGAAGTTAGTGTAGATAAGTCACTAAATGGTTTACCAACAGCTGGTATCGATTATACAGCATTCCCTAGACCTAGAACGGTAACATTTGGATTAAATGCTAAATTTTAA
- a CDS encoding gluconate 2-dehydrogenase subunit 3 family protein, with protein MNRRQLIKNLGLGAGVFVVGPSVLSLLQSCKNEPDYDWQPVYLSASNGLALKQVLDTILPATDTPGASDLNIAQFIDSYMDTVAEPERAEEFNRSADAFAKSFEKEFEKSQDNGTKEEYDLILKKYLKATPADREKYMKRNTETQDAQNQEPDVEMDSDAGAYAYLNNVRDMAIWAWKNSEEVGENVMWYDPIPGEYIPCGPVSELGGGKAMSL; from the coding sequence ATGAATAGAAGACAATTAATAAAAAATCTCGGACTGGGTGCAGGAGTTTTTGTCGTAGGGCCTTCGGTATTAAGTCTTTTGCAAAGTTGCAAGAATGAACCTGATTATGACTGGCAACCCGTGTACCTAAGTGCTTCAAACGGACTAGCATTAAAGCAGGTTCTTGATACAATTTTACCCGCAACAGATACGCCAGGAGCTTCAGACCTGAATATTGCACAGTTCATTGATTCTTATATGGACACCGTAGCTGAGCCGGAAAGGGCTGAAGAATTTAATCGATCTGCAGATGCTTTTGCGAAATCCTTTGAAAAAGAATTTGAAAAATCTCAGGATAATGGAACTAAAGAAGAATATGATCTAATACTTAAAAAGTATCTGAAAGCGACTCCGGCAGATCGGGAGAAATACATGAAGCGTAATACCGAAACTCAGGATGCTCAAAATCAGGAGCCTGATGTTGAAATGGATTCAGATGCTGGAGCTTATGCATACCTAAATAATGTTAGAGATATGGCAATCTGGGCATGGAAGAACAGCGAAGAAGTAGGTGAGAATGTTATGTGGTATGATCCAATTCCTGGAGAGTACATCCCTTGCGGCCCGGTTAGTGAACTTGGTGGCGGAAAAGCGATGTCTTTATAG
- a CDS encoding GMC family oxidoreductase, translating to MNNYYENDSYDAIVVGTGISGGWAAKELTEKGFKTLVLERGRMVEHVKDYPTMNDDPWDYKFKGQVPREEKQRQLKQARTGYTVAEPSKHWFVDDIKHPYNETKRFDWMRGYHVGGRSIMWGRHSYRLSDLDFEANKNDGVGVDWPIRYKDISPWYDYVESYIGVCGEKLGLSQLPDGQFLPPMELNCVEDHLRQSISENFNGRVMTSGRVAHITGDKKFEGRSKCQFRNRCIRGCPYGGYFSSNSSTLPAAERTGNMTLRPNSIVSEVLYDADTKLATGVKVVDTESGEAMEFKANVVFLCASAVASTSILMQSKSDRFPEGMGNDSGELGHNVMDHHFKAGASGNYDGFQNMYYKGRKPNGIYLPRFRNLNGNSEVDFLRGYGYQGGASRTNWTDSVAEAGFGEDLKKAVTEPGGWNMGLMGFGETLPYHENKMSLDYNKLDEWGLPTVTFDAEFKENELKMRKDMVDQAVQMLEKAGFKDVSGYDDIGAPGLGIHEMGMARMGRDPKTSVLNGNNQVHEAKNVYVTDGAFMTSAGCQNPSLTYMAMTARAADHASKNFKKSNA from the coding sequence GTGAATAACTATTATGAAAATGACAGCTATGATGCCATAGTTGTTGGAACAGGTATTAGTGGTGGATGGGCAGCTAAAGAGCTCACAGAGAAGGGTTTTAAAACACTTGTTCTGGAGCGTGGTCGTATGGTAGAGCATGTCAAGGACTATCCAACTATGAATGATGATCCATGGGATTACAAATTTAAAGGACAGGTTCCACGTGAAGAGAAACAACGACAACTCAAGCAGGCAAGAACCGGCTATACTGTTGCTGAACCTAGCAAACACTGGTTTGTAGATGATATTAAGCATCCCTATAATGAAACTAAAAGATTTGACTGGATGCGTGGATACCACGTTGGAGGTAGATCGATCATGTGGGGAAGACATAGTTACAGATTAAGCGATCTTGATTTTGAAGCGAATAAAAATGACGGAGTAGGAGTGGACTGGCCTATTCGTTATAAGGATATTTCACCCTGGTACGATTATGTAGAATCTTATATAGGAGTTTGCGGTGAGAAGTTAGGTTTGAGTCAATTGCCAGATGGTCAGTTCTTACCACCAATGGAATTAAATTGTGTGGAGGATCATCTTAGACAAAGTATTTCTGAAAATTTCAACGGTCGGGTAATGACTTCCGGTCGTGTTGCCCATATTACCGGTGATAAGAAGTTCGAAGGCCGTTCTAAATGTCAGTTTAGAAATAGATGTATTCGTGGTTGTCCTTATGGAGGGTATTTTAGCAGTAATTCTTCTACTTTACCTGCTGCGGAAAGAACCGGGAACATGACCTTAAGACCAAATTCCATCGTGAGCGAAGTGCTGTATGATGCAGATACCAAACTTGCTACTGGAGTAAAAGTTGTAGATACTGAAAGTGGAGAGGCTATGGAGTTTAAAGCCAATGTCGTTTTCTTATGTGCTTCAGCCGTGGCGTCTACTAGTATCCTTATGCAGTCAAAATCTGATCGTTTTCCTGAGGGAATGGGGAATGACTCAGGAGAACTGGGGCATAATGTGATGGATCACCATTTTAAAGCAGGAGCTTCCGGAAATTATGATGGTTTCCAGAACATGTACTATAAAGGAAGAAAGCCTAATGGAATATATCTGCCCAGATTCAGAAACCTTAACGGTAATAGTGAAGTTGATTTCTTAAGAGGTTATGGTTACCAGGGTGGAGCCAGCCGTACCAATTGGACAGATAGCGTTGCGGAAGCAGGCTTTGGTGAAGACCTTAAGAAAGCGGTAACAGAACCAGGAGGCTGGAACATGGGATTGATGGGCTTTGGAGAAACTCTACCATATCACGAAAATAAAATGAGTCTTGATTACAATAAACTGGACGAATGGGGGCTACCAACCGTAACTTTTGATGCCGAGTTTAAAGAGAATGAGCTGAAGATGCGTAAGGATATGGTGGATCAGGCAGTACAGATGCTTGAAAAAGCTGGATTTAAAGATGTTAGTGGTTACGATGATATTGGGGCTCCAGGTCTTGGAATTCACGAAATGGGAATGGCCAGAATGGGTAGAGATCCAAAGACATCTGTACTTAATGGAAACAACCAGGTTCACGAAGCTAAAAACGTATATGTAACCGATGGTGCATTTATGACTTCTGCCGGTTGCCAGAACCCTTCCTTGACCTATATGGCCATGACTGCAAGAGCGGCAGATCATGCTTCCAAAAACTTTAAAAAGTCTAATGCATAA
- a CDS encoding sugar phosphate isomerase/epimerase family protein produces MNFRSLRACSLFLAISLSLSLTSCKDQTESSKENESQEVAEKTNDSLFFKISLAQWSLHRPIFEGSLNPMDFAEKSSEMGFEGVEYVTSFYAEKVKDSKTPEEDLQKVLDTLKNRSEEFGVQNLLLMIDGEGDLATNDSVARNQAVENHKKWVDAAQFLGCHSIRVNLFGDEERENWKNNSIDALKKLSEYAATKDINVLVENHGYLSSDADLLVSVMDAVNMENCGTLPDFGNFCLKREGGARWQAECIEEFPKYEGVEKLMKHAKAVSAKSYTFDMEGNEEVIDYKKMLQIVKDGGYTGFIGIEYEGTDMDPEKGINATRDLLIKAGKQI; encoded by the coding sequence ATGAATTTTAGATCACTTAGAGCCTGCAGTCTCTTTCTTGCTATTAGCCTTTCCCTATCCTTAACCTCTTGTAAAGATCAAACTGAATCCAGCAAAGAGAATGAATCCCAGGAAGTTGCAGAAAAAACAAATGATTCTTTATTCTTCAAGATTTCACTAGCACAATGGTCCCTTCACCGTCCAATTTTTGAAGGCAGCCTGAACCCAATGGATTTTGCCGAAAAATCCAGTGAAATGGGTTTTGAAGGGGTTGAATATGTTACAAGTTTTTATGCTGAAAAAGTAAAGGATTCCAAAACTCCTGAAGAGGATTTACAAAAAGTACTGGACACACTTAAAAACAGAAGTGAAGAATTTGGTGTTCAAAACTTACTACTTATGATCGATGGCGAAGGAGATCTTGCAACCAATGACTCTGTAGCAAGAAACCAGGCAGTAGAAAATCATAAAAAATGGGTGGATGCCGCTCAATTTCTGGGTTGTCATTCTATAAGAGTGAATCTGTTTGGTGACGAGGAAAGAGAGAACTGGAAAAATAATTCTATAGATGCCCTCAAAAAGCTATCTGAATATGCCGCAACCAAGGATATTAATGTATTAGTAGAAAATCACGGATACTTATCTTCAGATGCAGATCTTCTGGTTAGTGTAATGGATGCCGTTAACATGGAAAACTGCGGAACTTTGCCAGATTTTGGGAATTTCTGTTTAAAACGTGAAGGCGGTGCCAGATGGCAGGCAGAATGTATCGAAGAATTCCCAAAATATGAAGGCGTGGAGAAATTGATGAAACATGCAAAAGCTGTAAGTGCAAAATCTTACACCTTCGACATGGAAGGCAATGAAGAAGTTATCGATTATAAAAAGATGCTACAAATCGTTAAAGATGGTGGCTATACAGGCTTTATCGGTATTGAATATGAAGGTACAGACATGGATCCTGAAAAAGGGATCAATGCCACCAGAGATCTACTTATCAAAGCAGGAAAGCAAATTTAA
- a CDS encoding nucleoside permease, with translation MSKLVRFQLSLMMFLEFFIWGGWFVTLGTYLGYNLDATDVQISTAFSTQSWGAIIAPFIVGMIADRFFNAEKILGILHLTGAILMYFMYQSTDFAEFYPLVLAYMIAYMPTLALVNSVSFNQMKDPAKEFSFIRVFGTIGWIIAGLVISYIFFWDSPESRQEGMLKNTFLMVSIASAFLGIFSFTLPKTPPSADKSKKVSVVETLGLDALGLLKDRNFLMFFLASVLICIPLAFYYQNTNPFLSEVGVENPTGLMTIGQASEVLFLLLLPFFFKRFGFKLTIIAGMLAWTLRYLLFAYGNSGELIFMLITGIALHGICYDFFFVSGQIYTDFKAGSKYKSSAQGLITLATYGVGMLIGFYVAGLITNAYVTGNKMHDWETIWVYPAAFAFGVLLLFALFFRNEKIDKKDIEI, from the coding sequence ATGAGCAAATTAGTCCGCTTCCAACTATCCTTAATGATGTTCTTAGAATTTTTCATTTGGGGTGGCTGGTTCGTTACACTGGGAACCTATCTCGGTTACAATTTAGATGCAACAGACGTTCAGATCTCAACCGCTTTTTCTACGCAATCCTGGGGAGCTATCATCGCACCTTTTATTGTAGGAATGATTGCCGACAGGTTTTTTAACGCTGAAAAGATCCTCGGAATTTTACATCTTACCGGTGCAATTTTGATGTACTTCATGTATCAAAGCACAGATTTTGCTGAATTCTATCCATTGGTACTTGCTTACATGATCGCCTATATGCCAACACTGGCTCTTGTTAACTCGGTTAGCTTTAACCAGATGAAAGATCCCGCAAAAGAGTTCTCCTTTATACGCGTTTTTGGGACAATTGGATGGATCATAGCAGGGCTGGTTATCAGTTATATTTTCTTCTGGGATTCTCCGGAATCCAGACAGGAAGGAATGCTGAAAAACACATTTTTGATGGTAAGTATTGCTTCAGCATTTTTAGGAATTTTCAGTTTTACGCTTCCAAAAACACCACCATCTGCAGATAAATCTAAAAAGGTAAGTGTAGTAGAAACACTAGGACTGGATGCGTTGGGATTACTGAAAGACAGAAATTTTCTCATGTTCTTCCTGGCATCTGTACTAATATGCATACCGCTAGCCTTTTATTATCAAAATACAAATCCATTCCTTTCTGAAGTTGGAGTAGAAAACCCAACCGGTTTAATGACCATCGGGCAGGCATCTGAAGTTTTATTCCTGTTACTACTACCCTTCTTCTTTAAGAGATTTGGTTTCAAATTGACCATTATCGCTGGAATGCTGGCCTGGACCCTGCGTTACCTGCTTTTCGCTTATGGAAATTCCGGAGAACTTATATTTATGCTCATTACCGGGATCGCCTTACATGGGATCTGTTATGATTTCTTTTTCGTTTCGGGACAGATCTATACAGATTTTAAAGCCGGTTCAAAATATAAAAGTTCAGCACAGGGATTGATCACTCTCGCTACCTATGGCGTGGGAATGTTGATAGGTTTCTATGTGGCTGGTTTGATCACCAATGCTTACGTTACCGGAAATAAAATGCATGATTGGGAAACTATTTGGGTATATCCTGCGGCATTTGCATTTGGAGTCCTGCTCCTTTTTGCCTTATTTTTCAGGAACGAAAAGATCGACAAAAAAGATATTGAAATTTAA
- a CDS encoding Gfo/Idh/MocA family oxidoreductase — MMSKIKLGILGGGEESLIGILHRVAANMFDQFEIVGGVFDTNHQKSIDFGGKLQLDTSRVYRDLDHLVDEEAKLSEEDRMQVVSVLTPNFLHFPMAKQLLENGYNVICEKPLTTTFEEAKILNELQKKNNKIFAVTYTYTGYPMIRQMKTMIANGEIGEIQKVDVQYYQGWINPLIHDKEKRASTWRLDPEKSGISCCIGDIGTHAFNMAEYVTGMQVKNILSDLNYLYEDNPMDIDGTVLLRFSEKIKGVLRASQIATGEENNFSVKIYGDKGGLKWEQENPNYLYLLKEDQPLQVLKPGHAYNSDFSLEGTKLPAGHPEGIFDSMGNIYYGVAQAIKDNSKFEGAYPKLHDGYRGMHFIEQTVASHKQGNVWVSMEEE; from the coding sequence ATTATGAGTAAGATCAAACTCGGAATATTAGGTGGCGGTGAAGAATCTCTTATTGGAATTCTGCACAGAGTCGCGGCCAATATGTTCGACCAGTTTGAAATTGTAGGTGGTGTATTTGATACCAATCATCAAAAAAGTATTGATTTTGGTGGAAAACTTCAGCTTGATACCTCAAGAGTCTATCGTGATCTAGACCACCTTGTAGATGAAGAAGCAAAGCTTTCAGAAGAAGATAGAATGCAGGTGGTTTCGGTACTCACTCCTAATTTTCTGCATTTCCCAATGGCAAAACAGTTGCTTGAGAATGGATATAATGTGATTTGCGAAAAACCATTGACAACCACTTTCGAAGAAGCTAAGATCCTGAATGAACTTCAGAAGAAAAATAATAAGATTTTCGCGGTAACTTACACTTACACTGGATATCCAATGATCAGGCAGATGAAAACGATGATCGCAAATGGTGAAATAGGTGAAATTCAGAAAGTAGATGTACAATACTACCAGGGATGGATCAATCCTTTAATTCATGATAAGGAGAAACGAGCGTCCACATGGAGACTAGATCCGGAAAAGTCCGGAATTAGCTGTTGTATTGGTGACATTGGGACACACGCATTTAATATGGCGGAGTACGTTACCGGAATGCAGGTGAAAAATATCCTATCAGACCTTAATTATCTATATGAAGATAATCCTATGGATATTGACGGAACCGTTCTTTTACGCTTTTCTGAAAAGATCAAAGGTGTTCTAAGAGCAAGCCAGATCGCTACAGGTGAAGAGAATAATTTTTCAGTCAAGATATATGGAGATAAAGGCGGTTTAAAATGGGAACAGGAAAATCCGAATTATCTCTATTTACTGAAGGAGGATCAACCACTACAAGTCCTTAAACCAGGTCATGCTTATAACAGCGACTTCTCTCTTGAAGGCACTAAACTTCCTGCAGGACATCCTGAAGGGATTTTTGACTCTATGGGGAATATCTATTATGGAGTTGCGCAGGCAATAAAAGATAACAGCAAATTTGAAGGAGCTTATCCTAAATTACATGATGGTTACAGAGGGATGCATTTTATAGAACAAACAGTAGCTTCCCACAAACAGGGTAATGTTTGGGTAAGCATGGAAGAAGAATAA